In Vanessa atalanta chromosome 29, ilVanAtal1.2, whole genome shotgun sequence, a genomic segment contains:
- the LOC125074968 gene encoding putative fatty acyl-CoA reductase CG5065, whose amino-acid sequence MAPSIGVSEFYAGKTIFITGATGFMGKVLIEKLLRCCPDLKRIYLLMRPKRGQNTKERLDDFINCRVFDYLQDKSPKAFDKITVIQGDILQEDLGISIQDWDLLQKETEVLFHCAACVRFDMFIRDAVNMNTVGTLKVLKLADGMKKLEVFVHVSTSYCRCEVHTLEERLYPAKHRPQDVIECVKWMDDDLLTYLQPKLIDPQPNTYAYTKSLTEDLVSQYVGKYPIVIARPSIVTAAYKEPLPGWVDNMNGPTGLLVGAGKGVIRTMHCNDSYSADVIPVDMAVNACILLSYLTALEKPKEVRICNITQSGNNSITWGQALDMGRIHVQEFPFSVCLWYPGGSPKSSKVQHLIAAFFTHLLPAYFVDLIMFLMGKKTFMIKIQKRVSYGLDVLQYYTTKEWFFNNDNYRALSKQVSKVDNEIFYTNLEVMNWSAYIRNYIKGAREYCCKEDPATLPQARKLHRQLYYLDKAVQFVIYFLVAYFIYYYIIRFFC is encoded by the exons ATGGCGCCATCAATAGGCGTGTCAGAATTCTACGCTGGGAAGACAATCTTCATAACAGGAGCTACGGGTTTTATGGGAAAAGTTCTTATAGAAAAACTTTTAAGATGCTGTCCGGatttaaaaaggatttatttacTAATGCGACCGAAACGAGGACAAAATACCAAAGAACGACTTGACGACTTCATAAATTGCCGG GTTTTTGACTATCTTCAAGACAAATCTCCGAAAGCCTTCGATAAAATTACAGTAATCCAGGGTGATATTCTGCAAGAAGATCTAGGTATTAGCATACAAGACTGGGATCTTTTACAGAAAGAAACTGAGGTTTTGTTCCACTGCGCAGCGTGTGTAcg ATTCGACATGTTCATACGCGACGCGGTCAACATGAATACAGTCGGTACTTTAAAAGTCCTCAAATTAGCCGATGGAATGAAAAAATTGGAG GTTTTCGTCCACGTATCAACTTCCTACTGCCGCTGCGAAGTTCACACCCTGGAGGAACGTCTATATCCAGCCAAGCACAGACCACAGGATGTCATCGAATGCGTCAAGTGGATGGACGATGATCTTTTAACCTACCTTCAACCGAA ACTTATTGACCCTCAACCGAACACGTACGCCTACACCAAGTCGCTCACTGAAGATCTGGTCTCGCAGTACGTCGGGAAGTATCCCATCGTAATCGCAAGACCGTCTATTG taaCGGCAGCCTACAAGGAACCTTTGCCTGGTTGGGTTGACAACATGAACGGACCGACGGGGCTCTTAGTTGGCGCTGGAAAAG GAGTTATACGCACGATGCATTGCAACGACTCCTATTCAGCGGACGTGATCCCAGTCGACATGGCCGTGAATGCTTGTATTTTGCTTTCGTACTTAACTGCTCTGGAAAA gCCGAAAGAGGTTCGAATCTGTAACATAACACAGTCGGGAAACAATTCCATCACTTGGGGCCAAGCACTCGACATgg gtCGTATTCACGTCCAAGAGTTCCCATTCTCCGTGTGCCTTTGGTACCCGGGGGGTTCACCGAAGAGCTCCAAGGTCCAGCACCTGATCGCAGCCTTCTTCACTCACCTCCTACCAGCTTACTTTGTCGATTTAATCATGTTTTTAATGGGCAAGAAAACTTT catgataaaaatacaaaaacgcgTCAGCTACGGTCTAGACGTCCTACAGTACTACACCACGAAGGAATGGTTCTTCAACAACGATAACTACAGAGCTCTTTCTAAACAAGTTTCCAAAGTcgataatgaaatattttacaccAATTTGGAG GTTATGAACTGGAGTGCTTACATAAGGAACTACATAAAGGGCGCTCGGGAGTACTGCTGCAAAGAAGACCCTGCGACGTTACCACAGGCCAGGAAACTGCACAGACA ATTGTACTACTTGGACAAGGCAGTCCAGTTTGTCATCTATTTCCTAGTCGCatacttcatttattattatataatacgtttcttttgttga
- the LOC125074953 gene encoding putative fatty acyl-CoA reductase CG5065 encodes MQPSVAEFYKDKSVFVTGGTGFLGKALIEKLLRACPGINTIYLLTRPKKGLSAEERLRELWNNRIFERLREKDPDSFKKLRLIAGDILEKDLGISNDDRQELQRCCNIVIHSAACVRFDQKLKAAVEMNTKGTLRVLELAETMKNIEAFLHLSTAYCRCYIDVLEEKMYPPVHDPEKIIHLVNWLDDETLDYLEPKIISSEPNTYSYTKAITENLVAKYTSKFPVSIGRLSIVIAAYKEPIPGWIDNLNGPTGILIGGGKGVIRTMICNENYHADLLPVDMAVNACILLAYFCGLEQSKEVTVCNVTQSRRNPLTWKESLEAGRKQIHDNPFSLCLWYPGGSIKKFKLHHQIHAFFAHVIPAYLVDLLMILLGKKTFMVKLQKRIADGLEVFHHYTFKEWCFKNEYFRSLSKRISKEDNEIFYTDTLLFNWDDYIKNYILGAREFCCNEDPSTLPYARKLNRKLYYLDLAVKVTVILLIVYLFYFCCRLFNVTILER; translated from the exons ATGCAGCCGTCTGTCGCTGAGTTCTACAAAGACAAGAGCGTCTTTGTTACTGGTGGGACTGGTTTCCTTGGAAAG gcGTTAATCGAGAAATTGCTGAGAGCATGCCCTGGGATCAACACTATATATCTCTTGACAAGGCCGAAGAAAGGCTTAAGCGCTGAAGAAAGATTAAGAGAACTCTGGAATAACAGG attTTTGAACGGTTACGAGAGAAAGATCCGGATTCATTCAAGAAGCTGAGACTGATAGCTGGAGACATCTTGGAAAAAGACTTGGGCATCTCAAACGATGATCGACAAGAATTGCAGCGATGTTGCAACATCGTGATCCACAGCGCAGCATGTGTCAG aTTTGATCAAAAATTAAAAGCCGCCGTTGAAATGAACACAAAAGGTACGCTCCGAGTTCTGGAATTAGCTGAAACGATGAAAAACATCGAG GCATTCCTGCATTTGTCTACGGCATATTGTCGCTGCTATATAGACGTTTTAGAAGAAAAGATGTATCCACCTGTTCACGACCCCGAGAAGATAATACACTTAGTCAATTGGCTGGACGACGAAACGCTTGATTACTTGGAGCCAAA aataatatCATCCGAACCCAATACCTACTCATATACCAAAGCAATAACAGAGAACCTCGTGGCGAAATACACGTCCAAATTTCCAGTCTCTATTGGTCGTTTATCTATTG TGATAGCCGCTTATAAAGAGCCTATTCCTGGTTGGATTGACAATTTAAACGGACCAACAGGCATTTTAATCGGAGGTGGTAAAG GTGTTATTCGAACAATGATTTGCAATGAAAATTATCACGCCGATCTCTTGCCTGTTGATATGGCTGTTAATGCATGTATATTGCTTGCGTACTTCTGTGGCTTGGAGCA ATCAAAAGAAGTTACAGTCTGCAACGTAACGCAGTCTAGACGAAATCCCTTAACTTGGAAAGAATCATTGGAAGCTG GTCGTAAACAGATCCATGATAATCCATTCTCTTTATGCCTCTGGTACCCAGGCGGTTCGATAAAGAAGTTCAAATTACATCATCAGATCCATGCTTTCTTTGCTCACGTCATACCAGCTTATTTGGTCGATTTATTGATGATTTTGTTGGGGaaaaaaacttt CATGGTGAAATTACAGAAACGAATTGCCGATGGTCTCGAAGTCTTTCACCATTATACCTTCAAAGAATGGTGCttcaaaaatgaatatttcaGATCTCTATCAAAGCGGATTTCTAAAGaagacaatgaaatattttatacggatACTTtg CTTTTCAACTGGGATGACTACATAAAGAACTACATACTTGGTGCAAGAGAATTCTGCTGCAACGAGGATCCTTCTACATTGCCATATGCTAGGAAGCTTAACCGAAA ATTATACTACTTGGATTTGGCTGTCAAAGTAACAGTTATATtgcttattgtatatttattttatttttgttgtagattattta ATGTTACGATTCTTGAACGTTga